One segment of Onychomys torridus chromosome 3, mOncTor1.1, whole genome shotgun sequence DNA contains the following:
- the Dctn1 gene encoding dynactin subunit 1 isoform X3: MSAEAGARPLRVGSRVEVIGKGHRGTVAYVGATLFATGKWVGVILDEAKGKNDGTVQGRKYFTCDEGHGIFVRQSQIQVFEDGADTTSPETPDSSASKVLKREGADAAAKTSRLRGLKPKKAPTARKTTTRRPKPTRPASTGVSGASSSLGPSGSASAGELSSSEPSTPAQTPLAAPIIPTPALTSPGAAPPLPSPSKEEEGLRAQVRDLEEKLETLRLKRSEDKAKLKELEKHKIQLEQVQEWKSKMQEQQADLQRRLKEARKEAKEALEAKERYMEEMADTADAIEMATLDKEMAEERAESLQQEVEALKERVDELTTDLEILKAEIEEKGSDGAASSYQLKQLEEQNARLKDALVRMRDLSSSEKQEHVKLQKLMEKKNQELEVVRQQRERLQEELSQAESTIDELKEQVDAALGAEEMVEMLTDRNLNLEEKVRELRETVGDLEAMNEMNDELQENARETELELREQLDMAGARVREAQKRVEAAQETVADYQQTIKKYRQLTAHLQDVNRELTNQQEASVERQQQPPPETFDFKIKFAETKAHAKAIEMELRQMEVAQANRHMSLLTAFMPDSFLRPGGDHDCVLVLLLMPRLICKAELIRKQAQEKFDLSENCSERPGLRGAAGEQLSFAAGLVYSLSLLQATLHRYEHALSQCNVDVYKKVGSLYPEMSAHERSLDFLIELLHKDQLDETVNVEPLTKAIKYYQHLYSIHLAEQPEDSTMQLADHIKFTQSALDCMSVEVGRLRAFLQGGQEATDIALLLRDLETSCSDIRQFCKKIRRRMPGTDAPGIPAALAFGSQVSDTLLDGRKHLTWVVAVLQEVAAAAAQLIAPLAENEGLPVAALEELAFKASEQIYGSPSSSPYECLRQSCTILISTMNKLATAMQEGEYDAERPPSKPPPVELRAAALRAEITDAEGLGLKLEDRETVIKELKKSLKIKGEELSEANVRLSLLEKKLDSAAKDADERIEKVQTRLEETQTLLRKKEKDFEETMDALQADIDQLEAEKAELKQRLSSQSKRTIEGLRGPPPSGIATLVSGIAGEEQQRGATPGQAPGALPGPGLVKDSPLLLQQISAMRLHISQLQHENSILKGAQMKASLAALPPLHVAKLSLPPHEGPGGELVDGALYRKTSQLLETLNRLSTHTHVVDITRASPAAKSPSAQLMEQVVQLKSLSDTIEKLKDEVLKETVTQRPGATVPTDFATFPSSAFLRAKEEQQDDTVYLGKVTFSCAAGLGQRHRLVLTQEQLRQLHGRLIS; the protein is encoded by the exons ACCACAACTCGGCGGCCCAAG CCGACTCGCCCAGCCAGTACTGGGGTGTCAGGGGCCAGTAGCTCCCTGGGCCCCTCTGGATCAGCATCAGCCGGTGAACTGAGCAGCAGTGAGCCCAGCACCCCAGCCCAGACTCCGCTGGCAGCGCCTATTATCCCCACGCCAGCCCTCACCTCTCCTGGAGCAGCAcccccacttccttctccctctAAG gaggaggaagggctgagGGCCCAGGTGCGGGACCTGGAGGAGAAACTGGAGACTCTGCGTCTGAAACGGTCAGAAGACAAGGCGAAGCTGAAAGAGCTGGAGAAGCATAAGATCCAGCTGGAGCAAGTGCAGGAATGGAAGAGCAAGATGCAGGAGCAGCAGGCAGACCTGCAGCGGCGCCTCAAAGAGGCGCGGAAG GAAGCCAAGGAGGCGCTGGAGGCAAAGGAGCGCTACATGGAGGAGATGGCAGACACAGCTGATGCCATTGAGATGGCCACTCTGGACAAGGAGATGGCTGAAGAGCGGGCTGAGTCCCTGCAGCAGGAGGTGGAGGCGCTGAAGGAACGTGTGGATGAGCTCACCACAGACTTGGAGATCCTCAAGGCTGAGATTGAAGAGAAAG GCTCAGACGGGGCTGCATCAAGCTACCAGCTCAAGCAGCTGGAAGAGCAGAATGCCCGCCTAAAGGACGCCCTGGTGAG GATGCGAGATCTCTCCTCCTCAGAGAAGCAGGAGCATGTGAAGCTCCAGAAGCTCATGGAGAAGAAGAACCAGGAGCTGGAGGTTGTGAGGCAGCAGCGAGAGCGTCTTCAGGAGGAGCTGAGCCAGGCGGAGAGCACCATCGATGAGCTTAAGGAGCAG GTCGACGCTGCGCTGGGTGCCGAGGAGATGGTGGAGATGCTGACTGACCGGAACCTGAATCTAGAAGAGAAAGTTCGGGAACTGCGGGAGACTGTGGGGGATTTG GAAGCAATGAACGAGATGAATGACGAGCTGCAGGAGAATGCGCGTGAGACAGAGTTGGAGCTCCGTGAGCAGCTGGACATGGCAGGGGCCCGAGTTCGGGAGGCCCAGAAGCGTGTGGAAGCAGCCCAGGAGACAGTTGCTGACTACCAGCAGACCATCAAGAAGTACCGCCAGTTGACCGCACACCTGCAG GATGTCAACCGGGAGCTGACGAACCAGCAGGAAGCGTCTGTGGAGAGACAGCAGCAACCACCTCCCGAGACTTTTGATTTCAAAATCAAGTTTGCCGAGACCAAGGCTCATGCCAAG GCCATTGAGATGGAGTTGAGACAGATGGAGGTGGCTCAGGCCAACCGGCACATGTCTCTGCTGACGGCCTTCATGCCTGACAGCTTCCTCCGGCCAGGCGGAGACCATGACTGTGTCCTGGTGCTGCTGCTCATGCCCCGCCTCATATGCAAG GCAGAGCTCATCCGGAAGCAGGCCCAGGAGAAGTTTGACCTAAGCGAGAACTGTTCTGAGCGGCCTGGGCTCCGAGGAGCTGCTGGGGAGCAGCTGAGCTTTGCTGCGGGCCTGGTGTACTCGCTGAGTCTGCTGCAGGCCACGCTGCACCGTTATGAGCA TGCCCTCTCTCAGTGCAATGTGGACGTGTATAAGAAGGTGGGCAGCCTCTACCCTGAGATGAGTGCCCACGAACGCTCCTTAGATTTCCTCATTGAGCTGCTGCACAAGGATCAGCTGGACGAGACTGTCAACGTGGAGCCCCTCACCAAGGCCATCAAGTATTACCAG CATCTGTACAGCATCCACCTTGCTGAACAGCCCGAGGATTCCACCATGCAGCTGGCTGACCACATCAAG TTCACCCAGAGTGCCCTGGACTGTATGAGCGTGGAGGTGGGGCGACTGCGTGCCTTCCTGCAG GGTGGGCAGGAGGCAACAGATATCGCCCTTCTTCTCCGAGACCTGGAAACGTCTTGCAGTGACATCCGCCAGTTCTGCAAGAAGATCCGTAGGCGAATGCCGGGGACAGATGCTCCTGGGATCCCGGCAGCCCTGGCCTTCGGATCACAG GTATCCGACACGCTCCTCGACGGCAGGAAGCACTTGACGTGGGTGGTGGCTGTTCTGCAGGAGGTAGCAGCTGCTGCCGCCCAGCTTATCGCCCCGCTGGCAGAGAATGAAGGGCTGCCTGTGGCGGCCCTGGAGGAGCTGGCTTTCAAAGCAAGCGAGCAG ATCTACGGGAGCCCCTCCAGCAGCCCCTATGAGTGTCTGCGCCAGTCATGTACCATCCTCATCAGCACCATGAACAAGCTGGCCACAGCCATGCAGGAGGGCGAGTACGATGCAGAGCGGCCACCCAGCAAG CCTCCTCCGGTTGAACTTCGGGCTGCAGCCCTGCGTGCGGAGATCACAGATGCTGAAGGTCTGGGCTTGAAGCTTGAAGACCGAGAGACGGTTATCAAGGAGTTAAAGAAGTCGCTTAAGATTAAG GGGGAGGAGCTGAGTGAGGCCAATGTGCGGCTGAGCCTCTTGGAGAAGAAGCTGGACAGCGCTGCCAAGGATGCAGACGAGCGCATCGAGAAAGTCCAGACTCGGCTGGAGGAGACTCAGACCCTGCTGCGGAAGAAGGAGAA AGACTTCGAGGAGACCATGGATGCGCTCCAGGCTGACATCGACCAGCTGGAGGCAGAGAAGGCCGAGCTAAAGCAGAGGCTGAGCAGCCAGTCCAAGCGCACAATTGAGGGGCTCCGGGGCCCCCCTCCCTCAGGCATCGCTACCCTGGTCTCTGGCATTGCTGGTG AAGAACAGCAGCGAG gggccactcctgggcaggCTCCAGGCGCCTTGCCAGGCCCGGGGCTGGTGAAGGACTCGCCACTGCTGCTTCAGCAGATCTCTGCCATGAGGCTGCAcatctctcagctccagcatgaGAACAGCATCCTCAAA GGAGCCCAGATGAAGGCGTCATTGGCCGCTCTGCCCCCTCTGCACGTTGCGAAGCTTTCTCTCCCACCCCATGAGGGCCCTGGTGGTGAGCTAGTGGACGGGGCCCTGTATCGCAAGACCAGCCAGCTATTGGAGACGCTGAATCGGCTGAGCACGCACACCCATGTAGTGGATATCACTCGAGCCAGTCCAG CTGCCAAGAGCCCATCAGCTCAGCTTATGGAACAAGTAGTTCAACTCAAGTCCCTGAGCGACACCATTGAGAAGCTCAAG gatGAGGTCCTCAAGGAGACAGTAACGCAGCGTCCCGGAGCTACTGTCCCCACTGACTTTGCCACCTTCCCTTCATCAGCCTTCCTCAGG GCCAAGGAAGAGCAGCAAGATGACACAGTCTACCTGGGCAAAGTGACCTTCTCGTGTGCGGCAGGCCTAGGACAGCGACACCGCCTGGTGCTGACCCAGGAGCAGCTGCGCCAGCTTCACGGTCGCCTCATCTCCTAA
- the Dctn1 gene encoding dynactin subunit 1 isoform X7, with protein MMRQAPTARKTTTRRPKPTRPASTGVSGASSSLGPSGSASAGELSSSEPSTPAQTPLAAPIIPTPALTSPGAAPPLPSPSKEEEGLRAQVRDLEEKLETLRLKRSEDKAKLKELEKHKIQLEQVQEWKSKMQEQQADLQRRLKEARKEAKEALEAKERYMEEMADTADAIEMATLDKEMAEERAESLQQEVEALKERVDELTTDLEILKAEIEEKGSDGAASSYQLKQLEEQNARLKDALVRMRDLSSSEKQEHVKLQKLMEKKNQELEVVRQQRERLQEELSQAESTIDELKEQVDAALGAEEMVEMLTDRNLNLEEKVRELRETVGDLEAMNEMNDELQENARETELELREQLDMAGARVREAQKRVEAAQETVADYQQTIKKYRQLTAHLQDVNRELTNQQEASVERQQQPPPETFDFKIKFAETKAHAKAIEMELRQMEVAQANRHMSLLTAFMPDSFLRPGGDHDCVLVLLLMPRLICKAELIRKQAQEKFDLSENCSERPGLRGAAGEQLSFAAGLVYSLSLLQATLHRYEHALSQCNVDVYKKVGSLYPEMSAHERSLDFLIELLHKDQLDETVNVEPLTKAIKYYQHLYSIHLAEQPEDSTMQLADHIKFTQSALDCMSVEVGRLRAFLQGGQEATDIALLLRDLETSCSDIRQFCKKIRRRMPGTDAPGIPAALAFGSQVSDTLLDGRKHLTWVVAVLQEVAAAAAQLIAPLAENEGLPVAALEELAFKASEQIYGSPSSSPYECLRQSCTILISTMNKLATAMQEGEYDAERPPSKPPPVELRAAALRAEITDAEGLGLKLEDRETVIKELKKSLKIKGEELSEANVRLSLLEKKLDSAAKDADERIEKVQTRLEETQTLLRKKEKDFEETMDALQADIDQLEAEKAELKQRLSSQSKRTIEGLRGPPPSGIATLVSGIAGGATPGQAPGALPGPGLVKDSPLLLQQISAMRLHISQLQHENSILKGAQMKASLAALPPLHVAKLSLPPHEGPGGELVDGALYRKTSQLLETLNRLSTHTHVVDITRASPAAKSPSAQLMEQVVQLKSLSDTIEKLKDEVLKETVTQRPGATVPTDFATFPSSAFLRAKEEQQDDTVYLGKVTFSCAAGLGQRHRLVLTQEQLRQLHGRLIS; from the exons ACCACAACTCGGCGGCCCAAG CCGACTCGCCCAGCCAGTACTGGGGTGTCAGGGGCCAGTAGCTCCCTGGGCCCCTCTGGATCAGCATCAGCCGGTGAACTGAGCAGCAGTGAGCCCAGCACCCCAGCCCAGACTCCGCTGGCAGCGCCTATTATCCCCACGCCAGCCCTCACCTCTCCTGGAGCAGCAcccccacttccttctccctctAAG gaggaggaagggctgagGGCCCAGGTGCGGGACCTGGAGGAGAAACTGGAGACTCTGCGTCTGAAACGGTCAGAAGACAAGGCGAAGCTGAAAGAGCTGGAGAAGCATAAGATCCAGCTGGAGCAAGTGCAGGAATGGAAGAGCAAGATGCAGGAGCAGCAGGCAGACCTGCAGCGGCGCCTCAAAGAGGCGCGGAAG GAAGCCAAGGAGGCGCTGGAGGCAAAGGAGCGCTACATGGAGGAGATGGCAGACACAGCTGATGCCATTGAGATGGCCACTCTGGACAAGGAGATGGCTGAAGAGCGGGCTGAGTCCCTGCAGCAGGAGGTGGAGGCGCTGAAGGAACGTGTGGATGAGCTCACCACAGACTTGGAGATCCTCAAGGCTGAGATTGAAGAGAAAG GCTCAGACGGGGCTGCATCAAGCTACCAGCTCAAGCAGCTGGAAGAGCAGAATGCCCGCCTAAAGGACGCCCTGGTGAG GATGCGAGATCTCTCCTCCTCAGAGAAGCAGGAGCATGTGAAGCTCCAGAAGCTCATGGAGAAGAAGAACCAGGAGCTGGAGGTTGTGAGGCAGCAGCGAGAGCGTCTTCAGGAGGAGCTGAGCCAGGCGGAGAGCACCATCGATGAGCTTAAGGAGCAG GTCGACGCTGCGCTGGGTGCCGAGGAGATGGTGGAGATGCTGACTGACCGGAACCTGAATCTAGAAGAGAAAGTTCGGGAACTGCGGGAGACTGTGGGGGATTTG GAAGCAATGAACGAGATGAATGACGAGCTGCAGGAGAATGCGCGTGAGACAGAGTTGGAGCTCCGTGAGCAGCTGGACATGGCAGGGGCCCGAGTTCGGGAGGCCCAGAAGCGTGTGGAAGCAGCCCAGGAGACAGTTGCTGACTACCAGCAGACCATCAAGAAGTACCGCCAGTTGACCGCACACCTGCAG GATGTCAACCGGGAGCTGACGAACCAGCAGGAAGCGTCTGTGGAGAGACAGCAGCAACCACCTCCCGAGACTTTTGATTTCAAAATCAAGTTTGCCGAGACCAAGGCTCATGCCAAG GCCATTGAGATGGAGTTGAGACAGATGGAGGTGGCTCAGGCCAACCGGCACATGTCTCTGCTGACGGCCTTCATGCCTGACAGCTTCCTCCGGCCAGGCGGAGACCATGACTGTGTCCTGGTGCTGCTGCTCATGCCCCGCCTCATATGCAAG GCAGAGCTCATCCGGAAGCAGGCCCAGGAGAAGTTTGACCTAAGCGAGAACTGTTCTGAGCGGCCTGGGCTCCGAGGAGCTGCTGGGGAGCAGCTGAGCTTTGCTGCGGGCCTGGTGTACTCGCTGAGTCTGCTGCAGGCCACGCTGCACCGTTATGAGCA TGCCCTCTCTCAGTGCAATGTGGACGTGTATAAGAAGGTGGGCAGCCTCTACCCTGAGATGAGTGCCCACGAACGCTCCTTAGATTTCCTCATTGAGCTGCTGCACAAGGATCAGCTGGACGAGACTGTCAACGTGGAGCCCCTCACCAAGGCCATCAAGTATTACCAG CATCTGTACAGCATCCACCTTGCTGAACAGCCCGAGGATTCCACCATGCAGCTGGCTGACCACATCAAG TTCACCCAGAGTGCCCTGGACTGTATGAGCGTGGAGGTGGGGCGACTGCGTGCCTTCCTGCAG GGTGGGCAGGAGGCAACAGATATCGCCCTTCTTCTCCGAGACCTGGAAACGTCTTGCAGTGACATCCGCCAGTTCTGCAAGAAGATCCGTAGGCGAATGCCGGGGACAGATGCTCCTGGGATCCCGGCAGCCCTGGCCTTCGGATCACAG GTATCCGACACGCTCCTCGACGGCAGGAAGCACTTGACGTGGGTGGTGGCTGTTCTGCAGGAGGTAGCAGCTGCTGCCGCCCAGCTTATCGCCCCGCTGGCAGAGAATGAAGGGCTGCCTGTGGCGGCCCTGGAGGAGCTGGCTTTCAAAGCAAGCGAGCAG ATCTACGGGAGCCCCTCCAGCAGCCCCTATGAGTGTCTGCGCCAGTCATGTACCATCCTCATCAGCACCATGAACAAGCTGGCCACAGCCATGCAGGAGGGCGAGTACGATGCAGAGCGGCCACCCAGCAAG CCTCCTCCGGTTGAACTTCGGGCTGCAGCCCTGCGTGCGGAGATCACAGATGCTGAAGGTCTGGGCTTGAAGCTTGAAGACCGAGAGACGGTTATCAAGGAGTTAAAGAAGTCGCTTAAGATTAAG GGGGAGGAGCTGAGTGAGGCCAATGTGCGGCTGAGCCTCTTGGAGAAGAAGCTGGACAGCGCTGCCAAGGATGCAGACGAGCGCATCGAGAAAGTCCAGACTCGGCTGGAGGAGACTCAGACCCTGCTGCGGAAGAAGGAGAA AGACTTCGAGGAGACCATGGATGCGCTCCAGGCTGACATCGACCAGCTGGAGGCAGAGAAGGCCGAGCTAAAGCAGAGGCTGAGCAGCCAGTCCAAGCGCACAATTGAGGGGCTCCGGGGCCCCCCTCCCTCAGGCATCGCTACCCTGGTCTCTGGCATTGCTGGTG gggccactcctgggcaggCTCCAGGCGCCTTGCCAGGCCCGGGGCTGGTGAAGGACTCGCCACTGCTGCTTCAGCAGATCTCTGCCATGAGGCTGCAcatctctcagctccagcatgaGAACAGCATCCTCAAA GGAGCCCAGATGAAGGCGTCATTGGCCGCTCTGCCCCCTCTGCACGTTGCGAAGCTTTCTCTCCCACCCCATGAGGGCCCTGGTGGTGAGCTAGTGGACGGGGCCCTGTATCGCAAGACCAGCCAGCTATTGGAGACGCTGAATCGGCTGAGCACGCACACCCATGTAGTGGATATCACTCGAGCCAGTCCAG CTGCCAAGAGCCCATCAGCTCAGCTTATGGAACAAGTAGTTCAACTCAAGTCCCTGAGCGACACCATTGAGAAGCTCAAG gatGAGGTCCTCAAGGAGACAGTAACGCAGCGTCCCGGAGCTACTGTCCCCACTGACTTTGCCACCTTCCCTTCATCAGCCTTCCTCAGG GCCAAGGAAGAGCAGCAAGATGACACAGTCTACCTGGGCAAAGTGACCTTCTCGTGTGCGGCAGGCCTAGGACAGCGACACCGCCTGGTGCTGACCCAGGAGCAGCTGCGCCAGCTTCACGGTCGCCTCATCTCCTAA
- the Dctn1 gene encoding dynactin subunit 1 isoform X6, translating into MSAEAGARPLRVGSRVEVIGKGHRGTVAYVGATLFATGKWVGVILDEAKGKNDGTVQGRKYFTCDEGHGIFVRQSQIQVFEDGADTTSPETPDSSASKVLKREGADAAAKTSRLPTRPASTGVSGASSSLGPSGSASAGELSSSEPSTPAQTPLAAPIIPTPALTSPGAAPPLPSPSKEEEGLRAQVRDLEEKLETLRLKRSEDKAKLKELEKHKIQLEQVQEWKSKMQEQQADLQRRLKEARKEAKEALEAKERYMEEMADTADAIEMATLDKEMAEERAESLQQEVEALKERVDELTTDLEILKAEIEEKGSDGAASSYQLKQLEEQNARLKDALVRMRDLSSSEKQEHVKLQKLMEKKNQELEVVRQQRERLQEELSQAESTIDELKEQVDAALGAEEMVEMLTDRNLNLEEKVRELRETVGDLEAMNEMNDELQENARETELELREQLDMAGARVREAQKRVEAAQETVADYQQTIKKYRQLTAHLQDVNRELTNQQEASVERQQQPPPETFDFKIKFAETKAHAKAIEMELRQMEVAQANRHMSLLTAFMPDSFLRPGGDHDCVLVLLLMPRLICKAELIRKQAQEKFDLSENCSERPGLRGAAGEQLSFAAGLVYSLSLLQATLHRYEHALSQCNVDVYKKVGSLYPEMSAHERSLDFLIELLHKDQLDETVNVEPLTKAIKYYQHLYSIHLAEQPEDSTMQLADHIKFTQSALDCMSVEVGRLRAFLQGGQEATDIALLLRDLETSCSDIRQFCKKIRRRMPGTDAPGIPAALAFGSQVSDTLLDGRKHLTWVVAVLQEVAAAAAQLIAPLAENEGLPVAALEELAFKASEQIYGSPSSSPYECLRQSCTILISTMNKLATAMQEGEYDAERPPSKPPPVELRAAALRAEITDAEGLGLKLEDRETVIKELKKSLKIKGEELSEANVRLSLLEKKLDSAAKDADERIEKVQTRLEETQTLLRKKEKDFEETMDALQADIDQLEAEKAELKQRLSSQSKRTIEGLRGPPPSGIATLVSGIAGGATPGQAPGALPGPGLVKDSPLLLQQISAMRLHISQLQHENSILKGAQMKASLAALPPLHVAKLSLPPHEGPGGELVDGALYRKTSQLLETLNRLSTHTHVVDITRASPAAKSPSAQLMEQVVQLKSLSDTIEKLKDEVLKETVTQRPGATVPTDFATFPSSAFLRAKEEQQDDTVYLGKVTFSCAAGLGQRHRLVLTQEQLRQLHGRLIS; encoded by the exons CCGACTCGCCCAGCCAGTACTGGGGTGTCAGGGGCCAGTAGCTCCCTGGGCCCCTCTGGATCAGCATCAGCCGGTGAACTGAGCAGCAGTGAGCCCAGCACCCCAGCCCAGACTCCGCTGGCAGCGCCTATTATCCCCACGCCAGCCCTCACCTCTCCTGGAGCAGCAcccccacttccttctccctctAAG gaggaggaagggctgagGGCCCAGGTGCGGGACCTGGAGGAGAAACTGGAGACTCTGCGTCTGAAACGGTCAGAAGACAAGGCGAAGCTGAAAGAGCTGGAGAAGCATAAGATCCAGCTGGAGCAAGTGCAGGAATGGAAGAGCAAGATGCAGGAGCAGCAGGCAGACCTGCAGCGGCGCCTCAAAGAGGCGCGGAAG GAAGCCAAGGAGGCGCTGGAGGCAAAGGAGCGCTACATGGAGGAGATGGCAGACACAGCTGATGCCATTGAGATGGCCACTCTGGACAAGGAGATGGCTGAAGAGCGGGCTGAGTCCCTGCAGCAGGAGGTGGAGGCGCTGAAGGAACGTGTGGATGAGCTCACCACAGACTTGGAGATCCTCAAGGCTGAGATTGAAGAGAAAG GCTCAGACGGGGCTGCATCAAGCTACCAGCTCAAGCAGCTGGAAGAGCAGAATGCCCGCCTAAAGGACGCCCTGGTGAG GATGCGAGATCTCTCCTCCTCAGAGAAGCAGGAGCATGTGAAGCTCCAGAAGCTCATGGAGAAGAAGAACCAGGAGCTGGAGGTTGTGAGGCAGCAGCGAGAGCGTCTTCAGGAGGAGCTGAGCCAGGCGGAGAGCACCATCGATGAGCTTAAGGAGCAG GTCGACGCTGCGCTGGGTGCCGAGGAGATGGTGGAGATGCTGACTGACCGGAACCTGAATCTAGAAGAGAAAGTTCGGGAACTGCGGGAGACTGTGGGGGATTTG GAAGCAATGAACGAGATGAATGACGAGCTGCAGGAGAATGCGCGTGAGACAGAGTTGGAGCTCCGTGAGCAGCTGGACATGGCAGGGGCCCGAGTTCGGGAGGCCCAGAAGCGTGTGGAAGCAGCCCAGGAGACAGTTGCTGACTACCAGCAGACCATCAAGAAGTACCGCCAGTTGACCGCACACCTGCAG GATGTCAACCGGGAGCTGACGAACCAGCAGGAAGCGTCTGTGGAGAGACAGCAGCAACCACCTCCCGAGACTTTTGATTTCAAAATCAAGTTTGCCGAGACCAAGGCTCATGCCAAG GCCATTGAGATGGAGTTGAGACAGATGGAGGTGGCTCAGGCCAACCGGCACATGTCTCTGCTGACGGCCTTCATGCCTGACAGCTTCCTCCGGCCAGGCGGAGACCATGACTGTGTCCTGGTGCTGCTGCTCATGCCCCGCCTCATATGCAAG GCAGAGCTCATCCGGAAGCAGGCCCAGGAGAAGTTTGACCTAAGCGAGAACTGTTCTGAGCGGCCTGGGCTCCGAGGAGCTGCTGGGGAGCAGCTGAGCTTTGCTGCGGGCCTGGTGTACTCGCTGAGTCTGCTGCAGGCCACGCTGCACCGTTATGAGCA TGCCCTCTCTCAGTGCAATGTGGACGTGTATAAGAAGGTGGGCAGCCTCTACCCTGAGATGAGTGCCCACGAACGCTCCTTAGATTTCCTCATTGAGCTGCTGCACAAGGATCAGCTGGACGAGACTGTCAACGTGGAGCCCCTCACCAAGGCCATCAAGTATTACCAG CATCTGTACAGCATCCACCTTGCTGAACAGCCCGAGGATTCCACCATGCAGCTGGCTGACCACATCAAG TTCACCCAGAGTGCCCTGGACTGTATGAGCGTGGAGGTGGGGCGACTGCGTGCCTTCCTGCAG GGTGGGCAGGAGGCAACAGATATCGCCCTTCTTCTCCGAGACCTGGAAACGTCTTGCAGTGACATCCGCCAGTTCTGCAAGAAGATCCGTAGGCGAATGCCGGGGACAGATGCTCCTGGGATCCCGGCAGCCCTGGCCTTCGGATCACAG GTATCCGACACGCTCCTCGACGGCAGGAAGCACTTGACGTGGGTGGTGGCTGTTCTGCAGGAGGTAGCAGCTGCTGCCGCCCAGCTTATCGCCCCGCTGGCAGAGAATGAAGGGCTGCCTGTGGCGGCCCTGGAGGAGCTGGCTTTCAAAGCAAGCGAGCAG ATCTACGGGAGCCCCTCCAGCAGCCCCTATGAGTGTCTGCGCCAGTCATGTACCATCCTCATCAGCACCATGAACAAGCTGGCCACAGCCATGCAGGAGGGCGAGTACGATGCAGAGCGGCCACCCAGCAAG CCTCCTCCGGTTGAACTTCGGGCTGCAGCCCTGCGTGCGGAGATCACAGATGCTGAAGGTCTGGGCTTGAAGCTTGAAGACCGAGAGACGGTTATCAAGGAGTTAAAGAAGTCGCTTAAGATTAAG GGGGAGGAGCTGAGTGAGGCCAATGTGCGGCTGAGCCTCTTGGAGAAGAAGCTGGACAGCGCTGCCAAGGATGCAGACGAGCGCATCGAGAAAGTCCAGACTCGGCTGGAGGAGACTCAGACCCTGCTGCGGAAGAAGGAGAA AGACTTCGAGGAGACCATGGATGCGCTCCAGGCTGACATCGACCAGCTGGAGGCAGAGAAGGCCGAGCTAAAGCAGAGGCTGAGCAGCCAGTCCAAGCGCACAATTGAGGGGCTCCGGGGCCCCCCTCCCTCAGGCATCGCTACCCTGGTCTCTGGCATTGCTGGTG gggccactcctgggcaggCTCCAGGCGCCTTGCCAGGCCCGGGGCTGGTGAAGGACTCGCCACTGCTGCTTCAGCAGATCTCTGCCATGAGGCTGCAcatctctcagctccagcatgaGAACAGCATCCTCAAA GGAGCCCAGATGAAGGCGTCATTGGCCGCTCTGCCCCCTCTGCACGTTGCGAAGCTTTCTCTCCCACCCCATGAGGGCCCTGGTGGTGAGCTAGTGGACGGGGCCCTGTATCGCAAGACCAGCCAGCTATTGGAGACGCTGAATCGGCTGAGCACGCACACCCATGTAGTGGATATCACTCGAGCCAGTCCAG CTGCCAAGAGCCCATCAGCTCAGCTTATGGAACAAGTAGTTCAACTCAAGTCCCTGAGCGACACCATTGAGAAGCTCAAG gatGAGGTCCTCAAGGAGACAGTAACGCAGCGTCCCGGAGCTACTGTCCCCACTGACTTTGCCACCTTCCCTTCATCAGCCTTCCTCAGG GCCAAGGAAGAGCAGCAAGATGACACAGTCTACCTGGGCAAAGTGACCTTCTCGTGTGCGGCAGGCCTAGGACAGCGACACCGCCTGGTGCTGACCCAGGAGCAGCTGCGCCAGCTTCACGGTCGCCTCATCTCCTAA